A window from Enterocloster bolteae encodes these proteins:
- a CDS encoding TetR/AcrR family transcriptional regulator C-terminal domain-containing protein, with protein MAVTGKQEKTKYKLAESVKECMKTAPVDKITVKNIVEGCGVTRQTFYRNFLDKYDLINWYFDKLVLQSFEQIGMGHTVGESLTRKFEFILNEKVFFTEAFRSDDRNSLKEHDFELILQFYTDLIARKTSQPLGRELQFLLEMYCQGSVYMTVKWVLGGMKDTPREMSDKLVEAMPPKLAEVFGKLKLL; from the coding sequence ATGGCCGTTACAGGAAAGCAGGAGAAAACAAAATACAAGCTGGCTGAATCCGTTAAGGAGTGCATGAAGACAGCGCCCGTGGATAAGATTACGGTCAAAAATATTGTGGAGGGCTGCGGTGTGACCCGGCAGACCTTTTACCGGAATTTTCTGGACAAGTACGATCTGATAAACTGGTATTTTGACAAGCTGGTGCTTCAGTCTTTTGAGCAGATTGGCATGGGGCATACGGTGGGGGAGAGCCTGACCCGGAAGTTTGAGTTCATTCTCAATGAAAAGGTGTTTTTCACAGAAGCGTTCCGCTCCGATGACAGGAACTCATTAAAGGAACATGATTTTGAACTGATTCTCCAGTTTTATACGGACCTGATTGCAAGAAAAACCAGCCAGCCTTTGGGCCGGGAGCTTCAGTTCCTTTTGGAGATGTACTGCCAGGGCTCTGTATACATGACGGTGAAGTGGGTTCTGGGAGGCATGAAGGACACACCCCGGGAAATGTCGGATAAGCTGGTGGAAGCCATGCCGCCAAAGCTGGCAGAGGTGTTCGGAAAATTGAAACTGCTTTAA
- the fucO gene encoding lactaldehyde reductase → MANRIVLNETSYHGAGAIQEIANEAKARGFKKAFVCSDPDLIKFNVTCKVTKVLEDAGLAYEIYSNIKPNPTIENVQTGVAAFKASGADYIIAIGGGSSMDTSKAIGVIITNPEFEDVRSLEGVAPTKNPCVPIIAVPTTAGTAAEVTINYVITDVEKKRKFVCVDTHDIPVVAVVDPEMMSSMPKGLTAATGMDALTHAIEGYTTKGAWEMTDMFNLKAIEVIARSLRDAVENKPEGREGMALGQYLTGMGFSNCGLGIVHSMAHGLGALYDTPHGVANAIILPTVMEYNAPCTGTKFKDIAIAMGVDGVENMTQEEYRKAAVDAVKKLSADVGIPADLKEILKPEDVDFLSQSAMDDACRPGNPKDPSFEDIKNLYLSLM, encoded by the coding sequence ATGGCAAACAGAATCGTATTAAACGAGACATCCTATCACGGCGCAGGTGCAATCCAGGAGATTGCAAATGAGGCAAAGGCAAGGGGATTTAAGAAGGCTTTTGTATGTTCCGACCCTGACCTGATTAAGTTCAATGTAACCTGCAAGGTGACAAAGGTACTGGAGGATGCAGGACTGGCCTACGAGATTTATTCCAATATCAAACCTAACCCGACCATCGAGAACGTGCAGACCGGCGTTGCGGCTTTCAAGGCATCCGGAGCCGACTATATCATTGCCATTGGCGGCGGTTCCTCCATGGATACCTCCAAGGCTATCGGCGTTATCATCACCAACCCTGAATTCGAGGATGTGAGAAGTCTGGAAGGCGTTGCTCCGACCAAGAATCCGTGTGTGCCGATTATTGCAGTTCCCACCACAGCAGGCACCGCGGCGGAAGTTACCATTAACTACGTGATCACGGATGTGGAGAAAAAGCGTAAATTCGTATGCGTGGATACCCATGATATCCCGGTAGTGGCAGTGGTTGATCCGGAGATGATGTCTTCCATGCCCAAGGGACTGACAGCAGCTACCGGTATGGATGCCCTGACCCATGCAATCGAGGGCTATACCACAAAGGGTGCCTGGGAGATGACCGACATGTTTAACTTAAAAGCCATTGAAGTAATCGCCCGCAGCCTGAGGGATGCGGTGGAGAACAAGCCAGAGGGCAGGGAAGGCATGGCTTTGGGCCAGTATCTGACCGGAATGGGATTCTCCAACTGCGGTCTGGGCATTGTGCACTCCATGGCTCATGGCCTGGGCGCTTTATATGATACCCCCCACGGCGTTGCCAATGCCATCATCCTTCCAACCGTCATGGAATACAATGCGCCATGTACAGGAACCAAGTTTAAAGACATTGCCATTGCCATGGGCGTGGATGGTGTTGAGAATATGACACAGGAGGAATACCGCAAAGCAGCAGTGGACGCGGTAAAGAAACTGTCCGCTGACGTGGGAATCCCTGCTGACTTAAAGGAAATCCTTAAGCCAGAGGATGTGGACTTCCTGTCACAGTCTGCCATGGATGATGCCTGCCGCCCGGGCAATCCAAAGGATCCGTCCTTTGAGGATATCAAGAACCTGTATCTGTCACTGATGTAA